One Micromonospora sp. FIMYZ51 genomic window carries:
- a CDS encoding flavoprotein, whose amino-acid sequence MTGGHLQIVVCAAGPAADVTQLISVAQMHSWTTAVTATPNGIDFVDAPAIEELTGAAVRSSYQASSGVRRLLPTADALIIAPATYNSINKIALGLADNYAMTSVAELIGRRVPTVIVPFVNAALADRLPFRRAVASLRDEGVRILLGPEDRWEPHSPGSGKDRRRTFPWTTAFETATRLAHADRTATSDHG is encoded by the coding sequence ATGACCGGCGGCCACCTGCAGATCGTCGTCTGCGCCGCCGGGCCCGCCGCCGACGTGACCCAACTGATCAGCGTCGCGCAGATGCATTCCTGGACGACCGCCGTCACCGCCACACCCAACGGCATCGACTTCGTCGACGCACCTGCAATCGAGGAGCTGACCGGCGCTGCGGTGCGATCCAGCTACCAGGCGTCCTCCGGCGTCCGCCGCTTGCTACCCACCGCCGACGCCCTGATCATCGCACCCGCGACGTACAACTCGATCAACAAGATCGCCCTCGGCCTCGCCGACAACTACGCCATGACCTCGGTCGCCGAACTGATCGGACGGCGGGTGCCGACCGTCATCGTCCCATTCGTCAACGCCGCCCTCGCCGACCGCCTACCCTTCCGCCGCGCCGTGGCCAGCCTCCGTGACGAAGGAGTACGCATCCTGCTCGGCCCCGAGGACCGCTGGGAGCCACACTCGCCTGGCAGCGGGAAAGACCGCCGGCGCACCTTCCCCTGGACGACCGCCTTCGAGACAGCAACCCGACTTGCCCATGCCGATCGGACGGCCACGTCTGACCACGGCTAA
- the amcA gene encoding multiple cyclophane-containing RiPP AmcA yields the protein MTHALTALLDAPPESLALLGVEPSRAVASIDAAKFDNRPTWDNKGKFDSRPAWDNWNKK from the coding sequence ATGACCCACGCCCTCACCGCGCTTCTCGACGCCCCGCCGGAGAGCCTCGCCCTGCTCGGCGTCGAACCATCCCGCGCGGTAGCGTCGATCGACGCGGCGAAGTTCGACAACCGTCCCACCTGGGACAACAAGGGGAAGTTCGACAGCCGTCCCGCGTGGGACAACTGGAACAAGAAGTAG
- a CDS encoding pentapeptide repeat-containing protein, translating to MRTTTVGDVTILLPDLDPEDLDQVTDLSGDDVRDGLVDGVSWRGEQLADQSIRGCRITGADLGEVSWEVGALYGCEIVGTDLSGATLTGISIERCSFTGSRFTGSRLIDVRLKDVLFDNCRFDYATLNRVSAAGSVAFTNCTLGHGSWSSCRLSGVALRSCDFSDLELESSRLDGADLRGSRLHHFRTPLDNLRGVALGEDQLSDLTRLTVEALNIVVSAAD from the coding sequence ATGCGTACGACGACCGTGGGCGACGTGACTATTCTCCTGCCGGACCTCGACCCGGAGGACCTCGACCAGGTCACTGATCTGTCCGGCGATGATGTCCGTGACGGCCTTGTCGATGGGGTCTCCTGGCGTGGTGAGCAGCTTGCGGACCAGAGCATCCGAGGTTGCCGGATCACCGGCGCGGACCTAGGTGAGGTCAGCTGGGAAGTGGGGGCTCTCTACGGATGTGAGATTGTCGGGACGGACCTGTCCGGCGCGACCCTCACCGGCATCAGCATCGAACGGTGCTCGTTCACGGGATCCCGGTTCACCGGCAGCCGGCTCATCGATGTCCGCCTCAAAGACGTCCTGTTCGACAATTGCCGGTTCGACTACGCCACCCTGAATCGCGTCAGCGCCGCCGGTTCGGTGGCCTTCACCAACTGCACCCTCGGCCACGGCAGTTGGTCGTCCTGCCGCCTGTCCGGCGTTGCCCTGCGCTCCTGCGATTTTAGCGACCTGGAGCTGGAATCCAGCCGCCTCGACGGCGCCGATCTGCGGGGCAGCCGGTTGCACCACTTCAGAACACCGCTGGACAACCTGCGCGGCGTCGCTCTCGGTGAAGATCAATTGTCCGACCTCACCCGACTGACCGTCGAGGCCCTGAACATCGTCGTCAGTGCCGCGGATTGA
- a CDS encoding NUDIX hydrolase produces MKSRQLRMCFLAGQPRRAAAGIILRHKANRVMVVHPTYKDVWEIPGGMVEPDESPAHACTREVREELGLSVPAGALLCVDWVPASPPWDGGLVFVLDGGVLTTDQIATIRLCPDELDRVEFVEPERLDEVLIPRLARRVAAAVAAIGRGGVYPEDGLTTSIR; encoded by the coding sequence GTGAAATCACGCCAGCTCAGAATGTGCTTTCTGGCCGGGCAACCCCGGCGCGCAGCCGCCGGCATCATCCTTCGTCACAAGGCGAATCGGGTTATGGTGGTTCACCCGACATACAAGGATGTGTGGGAGATCCCCGGCGGGATGGTGGAACCGGACGAGTCCCCGGCGCACGCGTGTACCCGCGAGGTCCGGGAGGAACTGGGCCTGTCCGTGCCCGCAGGAGCGCTCCTGTGCGTTGACTGGGTGCCGGCGAGCCCGCCGTGGGACGGTGGGCTCGTGTTCGTCCTCGACGGCGGAGTGCTGACGACGGACCAGATCGCGACGATCCGCCTGTGCCCCGACGAGTTGGATCGGGTTGAGTTCGTCGAGCCGGAACGCCTCGACGAGGTGCTGATTCCTCGATTGGCTCGGCGGGTTGCCGCCGCGGTCGCCGCGATCGGGCGTGGCGGCGTCTACCCTGAGGACGGACTCACGACCTCAATCAGGTAG
- a CDS encoding CU044_2847 family protein, producing MAFYVEVPLSDGSVVLAEVTEQVEGVVSAGRVGDVVGRVTESFEESFARFRMMATGVARQAWDQVDPPERVAIELGVKVTANGKLVLAETGVEGQLKVLFEWRRSGVTPGESADDE from the coding sequence GTGGCGTTCTATGTTGAAGTGCCCCTGTCCGACGGTTCGGTAGTGCTCGCTGAGGTTACCGAGCAGGTGGAAGGAGTTGTTTCAGCAGGTCGAGTAGGCGACGTCGTGGGTCGCGTGACCGAGTCGTTTGAAGAGTCCTTTGCCCGATTCCGCATGATGGCCACCGGGGTTGCTCGGCAGGCGTGGGACCAGGTGGACCCGCCCGAGCGGGTGGCCATCGAGTTGGGTGTCAAGGTGACCGCAAATGGCAAGCTGGTGTTGGCGGAGACCGGCGTTGAGGGCCAGCTGAAGGTTCTCTTCGAGTGGCGACGTAGTGGGGTCACGCCGGGAGAATCGGCCGACGACGAGTGA
- a CDS encoding trypsin-like peptidase domain-containing protein codes for MFDGVSAYPLRASIVRILDAERNGVGLGLLVGPREVVTCAHVVARALGLPERFPEASAAVPDAPVLLEFPLLVEDRILTARVEIWQPIAEDESGDVAGLRLYGTLPEGAHPTPLARSAGVNGHGFVAYGSSARDTVGIGTWVVGEIRGVVRHGWLQLAPDATADAPRVEPGFSGTPLWDRHRGQVVGLVRAVRRHRGVAVEGFALPADTVLTAWPLLADRVRAACPFRMLAPFEESDAGNFHGRERLIERTVAAIVAGRVCLVRGASGAGKTSLLHAGILPALRRRDGYLPVVVRPAARSDPWLALASATERLVAPEREPAEALEAETRVAALLRDAPPEDYVQGVLDRLRSSCLVFIIDQFEEVSAADPATARRFLAMLVRLAEVGASQRPPDVRLVIASRTDVLAELTGAAPDGDNSVAGLARVTTTVIDVTPMDTEELHRVVTEPVRAAGTVRYEPALAERIIADLRDQPYCLPVLQATLTYLWERQTVDGLLTHEAYQQSRQGAGPIAQHLDEVWRRDLGPQEREQARRLALHLALPLEDGGHARRIAHRDELDATQWELAQVLATTRMLVLRVAVDGNETVEFTHDALMAQWPRLAGWLAESHELLRWRSEVRHRVLAWAGDADDRSALLEGTELRRAEALMNGSHGELSGPEREFVTASVRQRRAARMVLAAALTVVLVLLSGVVTSTGLWWLRDRTSKQQAAAGAAHGLLDMSFAQGGRTGALVAAAAFTSADTPRTRAALAGAYRSYRHVRSVSPPARSWRSGHEMITTSANQEAQLVYDGGRGGVEVWRLDTLTAGHPPQAVVLPTAAKAAAISGDGRTVATLTDSVLTLWDATDARPVARRTLARPVADLFTDRPVRLALDHTGTSLGYIVGDLAGVIDTATGADRGERSRLPVQPQSRHGASLRLGPDGRLGVVTYDDKDSVRYGLFRPSQGPVTPMAADTQVVGSLPNGAELVLCRPRKALGDAVQRVDYLLLNLETGRERPLLADVPRSADPSYCAYAAVDLAQGFTALLENGRFEAGGTRLHLLDEAVELWDHRDRRHIASFPAPTSFSGGTDPLLRLLAAPDGSGVLTVDSDGGIAVLEFPAADSVDFALASAEAAAYDPTDTFMVVQGRNGVLSSWDRGTGKRRAVSTERVTPGWTSTWQLHNSIAFNGDGSLVATPGTAPGSLALWETRTLRRLATIASPHCTASTALRGHQPLLSWGYSAATLVVTCNGTTSVWDARTGAQRGAPLRVADSYVHAVPHPTRPVLFALTGPDNSIETWDLVTGHRTGGWQPLADDRGRSVYGLALHPDGNRLAITYSDGPLLLQSTDGGRDTQRFEVNGTHPHWLAVPGRIALSTAAGLVIQRTEPATWWDKLRGEATAQVVLPVAGTAEQLSPNGGELLVSYDNAGWGRVSTDPRSWHEQVCRTHGGVTEVDREVLDALGAGPPC; via the coding sequence ATGTTCGATGGTGTTTCCGCGTACCCGCTGCGTGCGTCGATCGTCCGGATTCTCGACGCGGAGCGGAACGGCGTAGGACTCGGTCTATTGGTCGGTCCGCGCGAGGTGGTGACGTGCGCCCATGTCGTAGCTCGAGCGCTGGGGTTGCCGGAACGGTTTCCCGAGGCGTCGGCGGCGGTGCCTGACGCCCCGGTTCTCCTGGAGTTCCCGCTCCTTGTCGAGGACCGTATTCTCACCGCTCGGGTCGAAATCTGGCAGCCGATCGCCGAAGACGAATCAGGCGACGTAGCGGGACTGCGCCTGTACGGCACCCTGCCCGAGGGCGCCCATCCCACCCCGTTGGCTCGCTCGGCCGGGGTGAATGGGCACGGATTCGTGGCCTACGGCAGCTCCGCGCGGGACACGGTAGGCATCGGCACCTGGGTCGTCGGTGAGATTCGGGGTGTCGTCCGGCACGGCTGGCTGCAACTGGCACCCGACGCCACCGCAGACGCGCCGCGGGTGGAGCCCGGATTCAGCGGTACGCCGCTGTGGGACCGCCACCGTGGCCAGGTGGTGGGTCTGGTGCGTGCGGTACGACGACATCGGGGGGTAGCGGTCGAAGGATTCGCGCTGCCCGCCGACACGGTGCTCACCGCGTGGCCACTGCTGGCCGACCGGGTCCGCGCCGCCTGTCCGTTCCGGATGCTGGCACCGTTCGAAGAGTCCGACGCCGGCAACTTTCATGGCCGCGAACGCTTGATCGAGCGGACCGTGGCGGCAATCGTGGCCGGTCGCGTCTGCCTGGTGCGGGGGGCGTCCGGAGCCGGTAAGACGTCGCTGCTGCACGCGGGCATCCTGCCTGCGCTACGCAGGCGGGACGGCTACCTTCCGGTCGTGGTTCGCCCGGCGGCCCGCAGCGATCCGTGGCTGGCGCTCGCGTCGGCCACGGAGCGGCTGGTCGCCCCCGAGCGGGAGCCGGCGGAAGCGCTGGAAGCGGAGACACGAGTCGCCGCACTGCTCAGGGACGCGCCGCCCGAGGATTACGTCCAGGGGGTGCTCGACCGCCTGCGGTCCAGCTGCCTGGTGTTCATCATCGACCAGTTCGAGGAGGTGTCGGCGGCGGACCCGGCCACCGCCCGGCGCTTCCTCGCCATGCTGGTACGCCTGGCCGAGGTCGGTGCGTCCCAGCGACCGCCGGACGTCCGGCTGGTCATCGCCTCCCGCACCGATGTGCTGGCCGAGCTGACCGGCGCCGCCCCGGATGGCGACAACTCCGTGGCTGGGCTCGCCCGGGTGACGACCACTGTCATCGACGTGACCCCGATGGACACCGAGGAACTGCATCGGGTGGTGACCGAGCCGGTCCGCGCCGCCGGGACGGTGCGGTACGAGCCGGCACTGGCCGAGCGGATCATCGCCGATCTGCGCGACCAGCCGTACTGCCTTCCGGTACTCCAGGCCACCCTGACGTACCTGTGGGAACGGCAGACCGTCGACGGACTGCTCACCCATGAGGCGTACCAGCAGAGTCGGCAGGGCGCTGGCCCGATCGCCCAGCACCTGGACGAGGTGTGGCGCCGTGACCTGGGTCCGCAGGAGCGCGAGCAGGCGCGGCGGCTCGCGCTGCACCTGGCCCTGCCGCTTGAGGACGGTGGGCACGCCCGCCGCATCGCGCACCGTGACGAACTCGACGCGACCCAGTGGGAGCTGGCCCAGGTGCTGGCCACCACCCGGATGCTTGTGCTGCGCGTCGCGGTGGACGGCAACGAGACGGTGGAATTCACCCACGACGCCCTGATGGCCCAGTGGCCGCGTCTGGCCGGGTGGCTTGCCGAGTCGCACGAGTTGCTCCGGTGGCGCAGCGAGGTGCGCCACCGGGTCCTCGCCTGGGCTGGTGACGCCGACGACCGATCCGCATTGCTGGAAGGCACCGAGCTGCGCCGGGCCGAGGCGCTGATGAACGGCAGTCACGGCGAGCTGAGCGGGCCGGAGCGGGAGTTCGTGACCGCGAGCGTCCGCCAACGGCGTGCCGCCCGGATGGTGCTGGCCGCCGCTCTCACGGTCGTCTTGGTGTTGCTGTCCGGCGTCGTCACCTCCACCGGTTTGTGGTGGCTGCGGGACCGGACGAGTAAGCAGCAGGCTGCGGCCGGGGCAGCCCATGGGCTGCTGGACATGTCGTTCGCCCAGGGCGGGCGGACCGGTGCGCTGGTGGCGGCTGCTGCGTTCACCTCGGCAGATACCCCCAGGACCCGGGCAGCTCTGGCCGGCGCCTACCGCAGCTATCGGCACGTACGGTCGGTGTCACCGCCGGCCCGAAGCTGGCGGTCCGGGCACGAGATGATCACCACCAGCGCCAACCAGGAGGCTCAGCTGGTGTATGACGGTGGCCGGGGCGGAGTCGAGGTGTGGCGGCTGGACACCCTGACCGCCGGCCACCCACCGCAGGCGGTCGTGCTGCCCACGGCGGCCAAGGCCGCGGCCATCAGCGGCGACGGACGCACCGTCGCGACGCTCACCGACAGCGTCCTGACCCTGTGGGACGCGACCGACGCAAGACCGGTGGCCCGGCGTACGCTGGCCCGCCCGGTGGCGGACCTCTTCACCGACCGACCGGTTCGGCTCGCACTCGACCACACCGGCACCAGCCTGGGTTACATCGTGGGCGACCTGGCCGGAGTGATCGACACTGCCACCGGTGCCGACCGGGGCGAGCGGTCCCGCCTGCCGGTGCAGCCACAGTCGCGGCACGGTGCGTCGCTGCGTCTCGGTCCGGACGGCCGCCTCGGCGTCGTCACGTACGACGACAAGGACAGCGTCCGCTACGGGCTGTTCCGACCGTCCCAAGGGCCGGTGACCCCGATGGCGGCTGACACCCAGGTCGTCGGCTCCCTTCCGAACGGCGCTGAGCTCGTGCTGTGTCGTCCGCGCAAGGCGCTCGGTGACGCGGTCCAGCGGGTGGACTATCTGCTGCTGAACCTGGAGACCGGCCGCGAGCGGCCACTGCTCGCCGACGTGCCGAGATCGGCGGATCCGAGTTACTGCGCCTACGCCGCGGTGGACCTGGCCCAGGGCTTCACCGCCCTGCTCGAGAACGGACGGTTCGAAGCGGGCGGGACGCGCCTGCACCTGCTGGACGAGGCGGTCGAGCTGTGGGATCACCGCGACCGTCGGCACATCGCCTCGTTCCCGGCACCCACCAGCTTCTCTGGCGGCACCGATCCGCTACTACGGCTGCTGGCCGCCCCGGACGGCAGTGGCGTGTTGACCGTGGACAGTGACGGAGGGATCGCGGTGCTGGAGTTTCCCGCGGCCGACTCTGTCGACTTCGCGCTGGCCTCCGCCGAGGCTGCGGCGTACGACCCAACGGACACCTTCATGGTGGTGCAGGGGCGCAACGGGGTCCTGAGTTCCTGGGACCGAGGTACCGGTAAGCGACGGGCAGTGAGCACCGAGCGGGTTACGCCGGGCTGGACCAGCACGTGGCAGCTGCACAACTCGATCGCCTTCAACGGTGACGGCTCCCTGGTGGCCACCCCGGGGACGGCACCTGGCTCGCTCGCGCTGTGGGAGACCCGAACGTTGCGGCGGTTGGCGACGATCGCCTCGCCGCACTGCACCGCCAGCACTGCTCTGCGCGGTCACCAACCCTTGCTGAGCTGGGGCTATTCGGCGGCGACGCTTGTGGTCACCTGCAATGGAACGACCTCGGTGTGGGACGCCCGCACCGGCGCGCAACGGGGCGCACCGTTGCGAGTTGCCGACAGCTACGTACACGCGGTGCCCCACCCGACGCGGCCGGTGTTGTTCGCCCTGACCGGACCAGACAACTCCATCGAGACGTGGGACCTGGTCACCGGTCACCGCACGGGGGGATGGCAGCCACTGGCGGATGATCGGGGGCGGTCGGTGTACGGCCTGGCCCTGCACCCGGACGGAAACCGCCTGGCGATCACCTACAGCGATGGCCCGCTGCTCCTGCAAAGCACCGACGGCGGCCGGGACACTCAGCGCTTCGAGGTGAACGGGACCCACCCGCACTGGTTGGCGGTACCGGGCCGCATCGCGCTGTCCACTGCGGCGGGCCTCGTGATACAGCGCACCGAGCCGGCCACGTGGTGGGACAAGCTACGTGGCGAGGCCACGGCACAGGTCGTCCTGCCCGTGGCGGGTACGGCCGAGCAGCTCTCCCCGAACGGGGGAGAGCTGCTCGTCTCCTACGACAACGCCGGGTGGGGGCGCGTCAGCACCGATCCCCGGAGTTGGCACGAACAGGTGTGCCGGACCCACGGCGGGGTCACCGAGGTCGATCGGGAGGTGCTCGACGCGCTCGGTGCCGGCCCGCCCTGTTGA